Genomic segment of Candidatus Edwardsbacteria bacterium:
GCCCGCTGTTGGCAGTCAGGGGAGATCCCAGGATTACCAGGTTCGGCAGATTCTTAAGGCGCTGGAGTTTGGACGAACTGCCGCAGCTTTTCAATATCATCAAAGGGGAGATGGCGGTAGTCGGCCCCCGCCCGGAGATCTCCCCGCTGGTCAAGACCTACTCTCCCTGGCAGCAAAAGGTGCTGTCGGTCAAACCTGGGCTGACCGGCTTTCCCCAGGTGATGGGGCGGGATGAACTGGATATGGATCAGAAGATCAGGCTGGATATATATTACATCAGAAGAAAAACCTTCTGTTTCGACCTGTGGATATTATTCCGGACAATCATCACCGTGATAAGCGGCAGAGGGGCATTTTGATCAAGGCCCAGAAAAGATAGGGATGGCCCGTATGGATGAGGTCGCTCAAATAGGGAAAAGATACCAAGACCGGAAAAAATCACCGGAGACAGGTACAGCCTGTTCAACCGGGGCAACCTGTTCATGTTGCAGCAGAGGGAACGGGTTCTGCTGAAGCTCCTGGAAAAGCACGGCAAACGGAATTTCGGCGATTATAAAATACTGGAGGTGGGCTGCGGTGAGGGATTCTGGCTGAGGGAGCTGATGAGATACGGGGCCATCCCGGCCAATCTTTATGGGGATGGATCTTCTGCCCGAAAGGGTGGAGAGGGCCAGGAGTTTGTATCCCAACATCAACATTACCCAGGGGAACTGCGAAACCTTGGCCTTCCCGGACCAGGAATTCGATATCGTACTTCAGAGTACCGTGTTCACTTCCATTCTCTCTGATCCGATGAAAAGAAACATCGCGGCCGAGATGCTCAGGGTGGTGAACCGGGAGGGGATCATCCTATGGTACGATTTCAGATATGATAATCCAAGAAACCCCGATGTCAAGGGGATAAAAAAAGCCGAGATCGTAAATTTGTTCCCCGGCTGTGATTTTGATTTTAAAACAACCACCCTGGTTCCGCCCCTGGCCCGAAGACTGGCCAAAGCAAGCTGGCTGCTATGCGAAGTATTATTCCTGGCGAAGCCGCTAGCCACCCATTTTCTGGCAGTCATTAAACCCAGATCGAAATAAATCAGTAGTATACAGAAATGAACCGATGAGATTTATAGAAAAAAAACGTTTGTGGATGCTGTTGGCGGATGTCCTGCTGCTGAATCTGTCGTTGTGGCTGGCTTTCAGCCTCAGGTTCGACTGGACCATCCCCCAGTATTACCGGGCCGAGTATTTCCGGATAGCTCTGTTCATCACCACCTTAAGGGTTTTGCTGCTGTTCTTCTCTGGGATTTACCGGGGGGTCTGGAGATATATCGGGGTCAATGATCTGGTCAATATTTTCAAAGCGGTCACTCTGGGCACTTTGCTTATAGCCGTTTCTTCCTTTTTGGTGCGCCGGGTATATTTCGCCCGGGTGGTGATGGGCCTGGAATGGCTGGACGGATATCCCCTGAGCGTGATGGTGGCAGAATGGCTGGGTGATATCATCATGATCGGAGGGCTCCGCCTGGGATTGAGGCTGTTCAACCAATATCAATCGGATGTTCATTCAAGAAACGTAGAGCGCAAAAGAATTCTGATAGTCGGCGCCGGCGATGCCGGGGAGATGGTGATCCGCCAGATGATGGCCCATCCGGAATACGGCTATCAACCGGTAGGTTTCATCGATGATGACCCCAAGAAAAAGGGCCGGGAGATCCATCGGATTCCCATCCTGGGTGGGCGGGCGGATATCGACCGCCTGGCGGAGGAAAATAAGGTCCAGGAGATAATAATCGCCATTCCTTCGGCGACGGGCTCGGTGGTCAGGGAAGTGGTCGAGCAGTGCCATTCGGCCAGACTGAAGTTTAAGATCGTCCCGGGGATAAAGGAGATAATCGAAGGTGGGGTCAGCATCAACCAGATCAGGGATATCGAGCTGGAGGATCTGTTGCGGCGGCCGCCGGTAAACATCGCCCTTGACGAGATAGCCGGGTATCTGAAAAATAAAACCATTATGGTCACCGGGGCCGGGGGCTCGATCGGTTCGGAGCTCTGCCGCCAGATCGTTTCTTTCAATCCCGGGTCGCTGCTCCTGCTGGGCAAGGGAGAGAACAGCCTTTATGAGATCACCACCGAACTTTCCCGCAGCCATCCGGGACAAAAAACAGAGACCCTGATCTGTGATGTGGCTGACGTCAAAAGGGCGGATCATATATTCGCCAAATATAAACCCCAGGTGGTTTTTCACGCCGCGGCGCATAAACATGTCCCCATGATGGAACATAACCCCGGCGAGGCGGTCAAGAACAATATCTTCGGCACCAAGGCGGTAGCCGAGGCGGCGATGAAATATAAAGCCGAAAGATTCGTCCTGATCTCCACCGACAAGGCGGTCAATCCCACCAGCGTGATGGGGGCCACCAAGCGTATCTCGGAAAAAATTATAATGAGGCTGGTAGGGCAGGACAAAACAAAATTTATGGCGGTGCGTTTCGGCAACGTGCTGGGGAGCCGCGGCAGTGTGGTCCCGCTGTTCAAAAAACAGATCGCCGCCGGAGGGCCGGTAACAGTCACCCATCCGGATATGGAACGCTATTTTATGACCATCCCCGAAGCCGTCCAATTGGTGATCCAGGCCGGGGCCATGGGCCAGGGCGGGGAGGTGTTCGTACTGGACATGGGCAAACCGGTAAAGATAGTGGACCTGGCCCGGGATATGATAAAACTTTCCGGGTTCGAACCCGATACGGATATTAAAATTGAATTTAGCGGGCTACGGCCAGGGGAAAAACTCTTTGAGGAATTGTTGACAGCAGAGGAAGGGATCAACGCTACCAAACATGCCCAGATATTCAGGGTAAAGGGAAAACACGCCAGGCTGAAAGAACTGCCTGGGATTCTGCCGGGCTTGCAGAAGGCCGC
This window contains:
- a CDS encoding sugar transferase; this translates as MNRPCDIILTSLAIVISLPVMVLLAVVIVIDSKGPAFFMQDRVGQNGRYFKIYKFRTMVSNAESKGPLLAVRGDPRITRFGRFLRRWSLDELPQLFNIIKGEMAVVGPRPEISPLVKTYSPWQQKVLSVKPGLTGFPQVMGRDELDMDQKIRLDIYYIRRKTFCFDLWILFRTIITVISGRGAF
- a CDS encoding class I SAM-dependent methyltransferase — translated: MDLLPERVERARSLYPNINITQGNCETLAFPDQEFDIVLQSTVFTSILSDPMKRNIAAEMLRVVNREGIILWYDFRYDNPRNPDVKGIKKAEIVNLFPGCDFDFKTTTLVPPLARRLAKASWLLCEVLFLAKPLATHFLAVIKPRSK
- a CDS encoding polysaccharide biosynthesis protein, which gives rise to MRFIEKKRLWMLLADVLLLNLSLWLAFSLRFDWTIPQYYRAEYFRIALFITTLRVLLLFFSGIYRGVWRYIGVNDLVNIFKAVTLGTLLIAVSSFLVRRVYFARVVMGLEWLDGYPLSVMVAEWLGDIIMIGGLRLGLRLFNQYQSDVHSRNVERKRILIVGAGDAGEMVIRQMMAHPEYGYQPVGFIDDDPKKKGREIHRIPILGGRADIDRLAEENKVQEIIIAIPSATGSVVREVVEQCHSARLKFKIVPGIKEIIEGGVSINQIRDIELEDLLRRPPVNIALDEIAGYLKNKTIMVTGAGGSIGSELCRQIVSFNPGSLLLLGKGENSLYEITTELSRSHPGQKTETLICDVADVKRADHIFAKYKPQVVFHAAAHKHVPMMEHNPGEAVKNNIFGTKAVAEAAMKYKAERFVLISTDKAVNPTSVMGATKRISEKIIMRLVGQDKTKFMAVRFGNVLGSRGSVVPLFKKQIAAGGPVTVTHPDMERYFMTIPEAVQLVIQAGAMGQGGEVFVLDMGKPVKIVDLARDMIKLSGFEPDTDIKIEFSGLRPGEKLFEELLTAEEGINATKHAQIFRVKGKHARLKELPGILPGLQKAAISGEHDKVVKSIRKVIPTFRDAENAG